One stretch of Insulibacter thermoxylanivorax DNA includes these proteins:
- a CDS encoding response regulator transcription factor, whose product MSTYDLQRRLVQENIDIPILLVGQSHAPCDLDIAEYFAAGIIKGYILTACTEEQLIDAITHVSKNKIWCSPTCSASLFADQISNRMKKQTAKKIKNITSREQEVLYLMFKGLNNSEISDLLCLSINTVQNHICNIYSKLGVRERLKALNLARNLGLID is encoded by the coding sequence ATGAGCACTTATGATCTGCAGCGCCGATTAGTGCAAGAGAATATCGATATTCCCATCCTGCTGGTCGGTCAAAGTCACGCGCCCTGCGATCTTGATATAGCCGAATACTTCGCAGCGGGCATCATCAAGGGATATATTCTGACTGCTTGTACCGAAGAACAGCTCATCGATGCAATCACCCATGTAAGCAAGAACAAGATTTGGTGTTCGCCGACCTGCAGCGCCAGCCTCTTCGCGGATCAAATCTCCAACCGGATGAAGAAACAAACGGCTAAGAAGATCAAGAATATCACTTCCCGTGAACAAGAAGTTTTGTATCTGATGTTCAAGGGTCTCAATAACAGTGAGATCTCTGACCTGCTGTGCCTGAGTATCAATACCGTCCAAAATCATATCTGCAATATCTATTCCAAATTGGGCGTCCGCGAACGGCTCAAAGCCTTGAATCTCGCTAGAAACTTAGGTTTAATCGATTGA
- a CDS encoding arginase family protein has protein sequence MSKVTVLNFDHALRPQNYWQQPAVEWIDLTDLNRTNGYCAMESLEMIRRRLQGRKNRGVTLIGRGSYHYVSYVLISEIKRPFTLLLFDHHPDMMEAPGPDHISCGSWVLQAMQDLPNLRKVILIGAADRWAEEIPLSFRNRVKVYPESVLQEGLDGRELAEEIRTDLVYISVDKDVLDRREAVTDWDQGSMAVQQVIDLCETATEDHQVIGGDLCGEQPVSPVLACQPASRQGILLNERANIRIAKAILHRMKQQSASKVS, from the coding sequence ATGAGCAAGGTAACGGTGTTAAACTTTGATCATGCATTAAGGCCGCAGAATTATTGGCAGCAGCCTGCCGTAGAGTGGATCGATCTGACAGATCTCAACAGGACGAATGGATATTGTGCGATGGAATCCCTGGAGATGATTCGCAGAAGGCTGCAGGGGCGCAAGAACCGCGGGGTGACGCTGATCGGCAGAGGAAGCTACCACTATGTTTCGTATGTCTTGATCTCGGAGATTAAACGGCCGTTCACGCTGCTGCTTTTTGATCATCATCCGGATATGATGGAGGCCCCAGGTCCTGATCACATCTCCTGCGGCTCGTGGGTGCTGCAAGCTATGCAGGATCTGCCGAATCTGCGCAAAGTGATCCTGATCGGCGCCGCGGACCGATGGGCCGAAGAGATTCCGCTCAGCTTTCGGAACAGGGTGAAGGTCTATCCGGAAAGTGTTCTGCAGGAGGGCTTAGACGGCCGTGAACTAGCCGAGGAGATCCGCACGGATCTCGTCTATATCAGCGTCGATAAGGATGTATTGGATCGAAGGGAAGCAGTGACGGACTGGGATCAGGGGAGCATGGCGGTGCAGCAGGTTATCGACCTGTGTGAGACGGCAACGGAAGACCATCAGGTGATAGGCGGTGACCTGTGCGGCGAACAGCCGGTATCCCCGGTGCTGGCCTGCCAACCCGCCAGCCGTCAAGGCATCCTGTTGAATGAGCGGGCGAATATCCGCATCGCGAAGGCGATCTTGCATCGCATGAAGCAACAATCGGCGAGCAAGGTTTCCTAA
- a CDS encoding 1,4-dihydroxy-2-naphthoate polyprenyltransferase: MQIQVQSTTASAQVWWRLMRPHTLTASFVPVFIGTAMALFHNQLHIPLFIAMLTASVLVQAATNMINEYFDYVRGLDNEHSVGIGGTIVRDGVSPRTVRNLAILFYLFAVAIGVYICMESSWWVAAVGSLSILVSYLYSAGPIPISSTPLGELFSGLFMGPVIIMITYYIQTGMLTMDFILLSISVGLLIGAINLSNNIRDLDGDKEHGRKTLAILLGRPRAIKLLAAIFTAAFIITIALVFLGIVTPWVLLVIFSIPKAIQAVRQFQGKTLPYEMMPAMRSTAQLNTIFGLLLTAGLVIGFFTHS; this comes from the coding sequence ATGCAGATCCAAGTACAGTCCACAACCGCCTCTGCCCAAGTTTGGTGGCGCCTCATGCGGCCCCATACCTTGACAGCCTCCTTCGTGCCCGTCTTCATCGGCACCGCTATGGCCTTGTTCCACAATCAACTGCATATCCCGCTGTTCATAGCGATGTTAACAGCCTCAGTGCTGGTTCAAGCCGCAACGAATATGATCAACGAATATTTCGACTACGTGCGAGGCTTGGATAACGAGCATTCCGTCGGCATCGGCGGAACGATCGTCCGCGACGGCGTCTCGCCGCGAACGGTACGCAATCTAGCCATTCTTTTCTATCTCTTCGCGGTTGCGATCGGCGTTTATATCTGTATGGAAAGTTCCTGGTGGGTCGCTGCCGTCGGTTCGCTCTCGATTCTCGTAAGCTATCTGTACAGCGCCGGCCCGATTCCGATCTCGTCCACCCCGTTGGGGGAGTTGTTCTCCGGCTTGTTCATGGGTCCGGTGATCATCATGATCACCTACTATATCCAAACGGGGATGCTGACGATGGATTTCATCCTGCTTTCAATCAGCGTCGGGCTTCTGATCGGAGCGATTAATCTGTCCAACAACATCCGCGACCTGGACGGGGACAAGGAGCATGGCCGCAAGACCTTGGCGATCCTGCTCGGTCGCCCGCGGGCGATCAAACTCCTGGCGGCCATCTTCACTGCAGCCTTCATCATCACCATCGCCCTAGTCTTCCTGGGCATCGTGACGCCGTGGGTGCTGCTGGTCATCTTCAGCATCCCGAAGGCCATACAGGCCGTGCGGCAGTTCCAAGGCAAGACGCTGCCCTATGAGATGATGCCGGCGATGCGGTCCACCGCGCAGCTGAATACGATCTTCGGTTTGCTGCTGACCGCCGGACTAGTGATCGGTTTCTTCACTCATTCTTAA
- a CDS encoding catalase, with the protein MSDHENKNKKMTTAFGAPVVNDDDTMTAGKRGPVLLQDVWLLEKLAHFDREVIPERRMHAKGSGAYGTFTVTHDITKYTKAKIFSEIGKKTDVFIRFSTVAGERGAADAERDIRGTAIKFYTEDGNWDLVGNNTPVFFFRDPKRFPDLNHVVKRDPKTNMHNPQANWDFWSGLPEALHQVTIIMSDRGIPASYRHMHMFGSHTYSMYNADNERVWVKFHFKSQQGIKNWTDEEAAQVIAGDRDSHQRDLYEAIERGDYPKWKLYIQVMTEEQANNMPYNPFDLTKVWYKKDFPLIEVGELELHRNPENYFAEVEQAAFSPANIVPGIGFSPDRMLQGRLFSYGDAQRYRLGVNYWQIPVNYPKKAENFNPYHRDGAMRVLHPNVGGANQVTYSPNSYGEHQDSKEHQEPELDLFGNASHWNFREDDDNYFEQPGKLFRLMSHEEQQRLFANTARAMQGTTKEVQLRHINHCWQADPAYGEGVAKALGIPMSEVEAAIAKG; encoded by the coding sequence GTCTTGCTCCAGGACGTCTGGCTTCTGGAGAAGTTAGCCCATTTTGACCGCGAGGTGATCCCGGAGCGGCGTATGCACGCCAAGGGTTCCGGTGCATATGGCACCTTCACCGTCACCCATGATATCACCAAGTATACGAAAGCCAAGATCTTCTCCGAGATCGGCAAGAAGACCGATGTCTTCATTCGTTTCTCCACCGTGGCCGGTGAGCGGGGCGCGGCTGATGCAGAACGGGATATCCGCGGGACAGCGATCAAGTTTTATACAGAGGACGGCAACTGGGATCTGGTAGGCAACAACACCCCCGTATTTTTCTTCCGTGATCCGAAGCGCTTCCCGGATCTCAACCACGTCGTGAAGCGGGATCCGAAGACGAATATGCACAATCCGCAGGCAAATTGGGATTTCTGGTCGGGTCTGCCTGAGGCCCTCCACCAAGTGACGATCATCATGAGCGACCGCGGGATTCCGGCAAGCTATCGCCATATGCATATGTTTGGCAGCCACACCTACAGCATGTATAACGCCGATAATGAGCGCGTCTGGGTCAAATTCCACTTCAAATCTCAGCAGGGCATCAAGAACTGGACGGACGAAGAAGCAGCACAAGTCATTGCCGGTGACCGAGATTCCCATCAGAGAGATCTGTATGAAGCGATCGAACGCGGCGATTATCCGAAGTGGAAGCTCTACATCCAGGTGATGACGGAAGAACAGGCGAACAACATGCCGTACAATCCCTTCGATTTGACGAAGGTTTGGTATAAGAAAGATTTCCCGCTTATCGAAGTCGGTGAGCTGGAACTTCATCGCAATCCAGAAAACTATTTCGCTGAGGTGGAGCAAGCCGCCTTCTCTCCAGCGAATATCGTGCCGGGCATCGGCTTCTCGCCGGACCGCATGCTGCAAGGCCGTCTGTTCTCTTACGGGGATGCGCAGCGCTACCGCTTAGGCGTGAATTACTGGCAGATCCCCGTGAACTATCCGAAGAAGGCGGAGAACTTCAATCCGTATCATCGAGACGGTGCGATGCGTGTCCTGCATCCGAATGTCGGCGGTGCGAACCAGGTCACTTACAGCCCGAACAGTTACGGCGAACATCAGGACAGCAAGGAACATCAAGAACCGGAACTGGATCTGTTCGGCAATGCGAGTCATTGGAATTTCCGCGAAGATGATGACAACTACTTCGAGCAGCCGGGCAAACTGTTCCGCCTGATGTCCCATGAAGAGCAGCAGCGGTTGTTTGCAAACACCGCACGGGCGATGCAGGGTACGACGAAGGAAGTGCAGCTGCGCCATATCAACCATTGTTGGCAAGCGGATCCCGCTTACGGCGAAGGGGTTGCCAAAGCGCTCGGCATTCCGATGAGTGAAGTGGAAGCAGCGATTGCGAAGGGTTGA
- a CDS encoding TetR/AcrR family transcriptional regulator — MNHRMLTSSQLELRTKVIETYIDLGMKLGFSHVLLDEIAAQLSISKKTIYKLFDNKEALVAACIDYVFESIDAAILPVAQDPNLNIIEKIKKLLALVADKLSFFSVEQVYEIEAIYPSLWEHIMRERSIRLARYGSLFEAAIREGLIKDYNPQILVQLLMVSIEHFTKESVMAEHHLTYSQALTLVSDIIFNGILLKE, encoded by the coding sequence ATGAACCACCGAATGCTTACTTCCAGCCAATTGGAACTGCGCACGAAAGTCATCGAAACCTACATCGATCTTGGAATGAAGCTTGGTTTCAGCCATGTTCTGCTGGATGAGATCGCTGCGCAGCTCAGCATCAGCAAGAAGACGATCTACAAACTGTTCGACAACAAGGAAGCCCTGGTCGCTGCCTGCATCGATTATGTGTTCGAGTCCATCGATGCCGCCATATTACCCGTAGCCCAGGATCCCAACTTGAACATCATCGAGAAGATCAAGAAGCTGCTGGCGCTTGTGGCCGATAAGCTAAGTTTCTTCTCCGTCGAGCAGGTCTATGAAATTGAAGCAATCTATCCCTCTCTCTGGGAGCATATCATGCGGGAGCGCAGCATTCGCCTGGCCAGATACGGTTCTCTCTTCGAAGCGGCGATCCGGGAAGGCTTGATCAAAGACTATAACCCGCAAATCCTCGTGCAACTGCTCATGGTATCCATCGAACATTTCACGAAGGAATCCGTCATGGCGGAGCATCATCTTACCTACTCGCAAGCGCTGACTCTCGTCTCAGACATCATCTTTAATGGAATATTATTGAAGGAGTGA
- a CDS encoding FAD-dependent oxidoreductase, whose translation MSNNRYDANVIIVGGAVAGASLACALARYNLKVLLFDRRKDPGSMNRGDGLQPRTLEILERWGALPDLVKYPNLKSYGIELHHPVLKQLMKIDLKPISGSKYNYILNIPHRYIEQGLLDYAAKHEQVVIQRGVLVDRVIFDDQQQACGVVVRQGGNETVYQAPVIIAADGGLSTIRGQLGIRADRQVYNHELVVLHMVRPDWYAGDLRTQVHLHRDGAVVLIPLPDQQMRITIVVPSGEASKWRKMTDEQLVAELTKRVPKLQSVPIQREGEHIYKMVRMHAEQYSRQGIALIGDAAHLTHASSGQGMNMAIQDADLLSELLYRYFAGSISLEKAYEIYEQIRKPINEDIISRSNFMSTVVYTPSPIAHTMKMLGMFSTRLIPGLRSKIGGKIARGISGIEQNEVIDRSLSALIEPM comes from the coding sequence ATGTCCAACAACCGCTATGACGCCAATGTTATCATCGTTGGCGGTGCTGTTGCCGGAGCCTCATTGGCCTGCGCTCTGGCCAGATACAATCTTAAAGTGCTGCTCTTCGACCGCCGCAAAGACCCTGGAAGCATGAACCGCGGTGACGGCTTGCAGCCGCGAACCCTGGAGATCCTGGAACGCTGGGGAGCACTGCCCGATCTCGTCAAGTACCCCAATCTCAAGTCTTACGGCATCGAACTGCACCATCCCGTCCTCAAACAATTGATGAAAATCGACCTTAAGCCAATCAGCGGCAGCAAGTATAACTACATCTTGAACATCCCCCATCGCTATATCGAGCAAGGTCTGCTGGATTATGCAGCCAAACATGAACAGGTAGTGATCCAGCGGGGAGTGCTCGTGGACCGAGTCATCTTCGACGATCAGCAGCAGGCCTGCGGCGTAGTCGTGCGGCAGGGCGGAAACGAAACAGTATACCAAGCGCCTGTCATCATCGCAGCAGACGGCGGACTCTCGACGATTCGCGGGCAATTGGGAATTCGTGCGGATCGCCAAGTTTACAATCACGAGCTTGTCGTCCTTCATATGGTGCGGCCGGATTGGTACGCTGGAGATCTGCGCACCCAGGTGCATCTGCATCGCGACGGTGCGGTGGTCTTGATCCCGCTGCCCGATCAACAGATGCGCATCACCATCGTCGTCCCCTCTGGAGAAGCTTCCAAGTGGCGTAAGATGACGGATGAACAGTTAGTGGCCGAGTTAACGAAGCGCGTGCCCAAACTCCAATCCGTTCCCATCCAACGAGAGGGGGAACATATCTACAAGATGGTGCGCATGCATGCGGAGCAGTATTCACGCCAAGGGATCGCGCTGATCGGGGATGCCGCCCATCTGACCCACGCTAGTTCGGGTCAAGGGATGAACATGGCGATCCAGGATGCGGATCTGCTCAGCGAGTTATTGTACCGCTATTTTGCTGGATCGATCAGCTTGGAGAAGGCATATGAGATTTACGAGCAGATTCGCAAACCCATCAATGAAGACATTATCTCGCGCTCCAACTTCATGTCCACTGTTGTTTACACACCAAGTCCTATCGCTCACACGATGAAGATGCTCGGCATGTTCTCTACCCGTTTGATCCCCGGTTTGCGCAGCAAGATCGGCGGCAAGATCGCCCGCGGAATCTCAGGAATCGAGCAGAATGAAGTCATTGACAGATCGCTGTCAGCTCTAATAGAACCTATGTAA
- a CDS encoding SDR family NAD(P)-dependent oxidoreductase: MQGKVVLVLGASSGIGRAIAKQAASLDAKVILASRSAPTLKKLQQELLKTGKESWVYTCDVCSEESVSELVENVIDRFKHIDIAILSSGIQFIDRVHELDINEVDAMFQTNVVGIIRCARHILPHMLERNQGQLVFISSVMGEAAFPQMVSYGATKAAITCFARGLQRELRHTNVHVNLLSPGHMNTNISAHLGDRIPHWYGKSGSLDVEETARKMIQAIQANKKEVIIGRQSFMLTQLTKFMPGMANRIIQKITT; this comes from the coding sequence GTGCAAGGCAAAGTTGTTCTCGTCCTTGGAGCATCCAGCGGAATCGGGCGGGCCATCGCCAAGCAAGCGGCTTCGCTCGACGCGAAAGTCATCCTCGCTTCACGATCCGCACCAACCCTTAAGAAATTGCAGCAAGAATTATTAAAGACAGGAAAGGAAAGCTGGGTATATACCTGTGATGTATGCTCAGAGGAATCCGTCTCCGAGCTGGTGGAGAACGTCATCGATCGTTTCAAACACATCGACATCGCCATCTTAAGCTCGGGGATCCAGTTCATCGACCGGGTCCATGAACTGGATATCAATGAGGTTGATGCGATGTTCCAGACCAATGTCGTCGGCATCATCCGCTGTGCCAGACATATCCTGCCGCACATGTTGGAACGCAATCAAGGGCAGCTCGTCTTCATCTCCTCGGTGATGGGAGAAGCCGCCTTCCCGCAGATGGTCTCCTACGGAGCTACGAAAGCCGCCATCACCTGCTTTGCCCGCGGTCTGCAGAGGGAATTGCGGCATACGAATGTCCACGTGAACTTGCTCAGTCCCGGCCATATGAACACGAACATCAGCGCCCATCTCGGCGACCGCATCCCTCATTGGTACGGCAAGTCCGGATCCCTAGATGTGGAGGAAACTGCCCGCAAGATGATCCAGGCGATCCAAGCCAACAAAAAGGAAGTCATCATCGGCCGTCAGAGCTTCATGTTGACACAGCTCACAAAGTTTATGCCCGGCATGGCAAACCGAATCATTCAGAAGATCACTACTTAA
- a CDS encoding hotdog fold thioesterase, with protein MNQQGTIMETLGIETIHLSADRVVCTMPVDGRTRQPFGLLHGGASVVLAETAASLGTFANIDQEQEYAVGMEINANHLRSVADGQVTATAVPLHRGRTTMVWDIKITDDKDRLICVSRCTVAIRKKPS; from the coding sequence ATGAATCAACAGGGCACGATCATGGAGACGCTCGGCATCGAAACCATACATCTCAGCGCAGACCGCGTCGTATGCACGATGCCTGTCGACGGCCGCACGCGCCAGCCCTTCGGATTGCTGCATGGCGGAGCCTCCGTAGTGCTGGCCGAAACAGCGGCGAGCCTCGGTACCTTCGCGAACATCGATCAAGAGCAGGAATATGCCGTCGGAATGGAGATCAATGCCAACCATCTCCGCAGCGTCGCCGATGGTCAAGTGACAGCGACGGCGGTCCCGCTGCATCGCGGCCGAACGACGATGGTCTGGGATATTAAGATCACGGACGACAAAGATCGGCTCATCTGCGTCTCTCGCTGCACCGTGGCGATTCGTAAGAAGCCGTCCTAA
- a CDS encoding isochorismate synthase, with the protein MAISFWKKGDDLLSAEDRQCWSVPFAGRTVRIYCLFFHIRRKVSRRTVFFWSEPGRKLTFAGLGCAYLIESDKVSGRYQEIERRWAEIAARSIGSEGAPEYAGPHLFGGFSFDPLNPSSSDWREYPSARFVLPRIMFTHREDGVWITLNKIVSEYSETLDWQEEIDFLAACDSQDLSEEETAHADADIIYKEEISPTDWMQAVEEAAEAIRAGEMEKVVLARSIRLYAEQDYPIAAILRRLLQEQTNSYVFAFGYGSSCFAGATPERLMRSKGREFHTLSLAGSIARGATEAEDQRLGEALYHDQKNLHEHQLTVQMIVDEMRALCEQVDVPDAPILHKLKDIQHLLTPITGWAREGATLLQAVERLHPTPALGGMPQDTAMAAIRRFEKMDRGWYAAPVGWLNREQDGEFAVAIRSALIRGREAVLFAGCGIVGDSDPHSEYEETALKFRPMLSALGYLKQEIEAECCK; encoded by the coding sequence ATGGCAATCAGCTTCTGGAAGAAGGGAGACGACTTGCTGTCCGCAGAGGACAGGCAGTGCTGGTCAGTACCGTTTGCCGGGCGGACGGTGCGGATTTACTGTCTCTTTTTTCATATAAGGAGAAAGGTTTCGCGGAGAACCGTTTTTTTTTGGTCTGAACCCGGTAGGAAGCTTACCTTCGCCGGTCTCGGCTGTGCTTATCTGATCGAGTCCGACAAGGTTTCCGGGCGCTATCAGGAGATCGAGCGGCGCTGGGCGGAGATCGCTGCCCGCAGTATCGGATCGGAAGGAGCACCCGAATATGCGGGACCGCATCTGTTCGGCGGTTTTTCCTTTGATCCTCTGAATCCTTCTTCAAGCGACTGGAGGGAATACCCATCTGCTAGATTCGTCCTCCCCCGGATCATGTTCACGCATAGAGAGGACGGCGTCTGGATCACGCTGAACAAAATCGTATCGGAATATAGCGAAACTCTGGATTGGCAAGAGGAAATCGATTTCCTGGCCGCTTGCGATTCGCAAGATCTGAGCGAAGAAGAGACCGCGCACGCAGATGCGGACATTATATATAAGGAAGAAATATCCCCAACTGACTGGATGCAAGCCGTTGAGGAGGCAGCGGAAGCGATTCGGGCGGGCGAGATGGAGAAGGTGGTGCTTGCGCGTTCGATCCGGCTATACGCGGAGCAGGATTATCCGATCGCGGCGATCCTGCGGCGCTTGCTGCAAGAACAGACGAACAGCTATGTCTTCGCCTTCGGATACGGGAGCAGTTGTTTTGCAGGAGCTACGCCGGAGCGGCTGATGAGAAGCAAGGGCAGGGAATTCCATACCTTGTCCCTGGCCGGATCGATCGCCCGCGGCGCGACGGAGGCGGAAGATCAGAGGCTGGGTGAAGCGCTTTATCATGATCAGAAGAATCTCCATGAGCATCAGCTCACGGTACAGATGATCGTCGATGAGATGAGGGCGCTGTGCGAGCAGGTGGACGTGCCCGACGCCCCGATCCTGCACAAGCTGAAGGATATCCAGCATCTGCTCACGCCGATCACCGGTTGGGCACGGGAAGGGGCTACGCTGCTTCAGGCCGTAGAACGGCTGCACCCTACGCCGGCCTTGGGAGGCATGCCGCAGGATACGGCGATGGCGGCGATCCGCCGGTTCGAGAAGATGGACCGCGGATGGTATGCGGCGCCGGTCGGCTGGCTGAACCGTGAACAGGACGGGGAATTCGCCGTGGCTATTCGCTCGGCGCTGATCCGCGGCCGCGAAGCGGTGCTGTTCGCGGGGTGCGGCATCGTCGGCGATTCGGACCCGCACAGCGAATATGAGGAGACGGCTCTGAAGTTCCGGCCGATGCTGTCGGCTTTGGGGTATCTGAAGCAAGAGATTGAAGCCGAATGTTGCAAATAA
- a CDS encoding class II aldolase/adducin family protein, whose product MRYDMLHPAEQLLMIMDRIYTYGMTTTSGGNLSIKDANGDIWITPAGIDKGELTSADMVCVKPDGTIVGKHRPSSEFPFHKLIYEKRPDLGAIVHAHPPALVSFSIVRKIPNTRLLPNERRICGEIDFAVYALPGSEELGQNIAEVFARGINTVMLENHGVVVGAENLFDAFCLFETLDYCACLEIEATRCSDQPIVLTDEDYEIIRMKGEVPIDEYEPAESPSEERALRRDMVKFIRRAYKQRLFTSTQGTFSHRLDGDNFLITPHGMDRMLMEPEDLIVIRDGRKPRGTTPSKSWLLHQEIYKQHPHVDSIIIAHPPNIMTFAVTEGEFDSRTIPESYILLRGTPKLPFNAVYEKPAETAAIFAKHTPIALVKNNCVIVTGQSLLNAYDRLEVAEYSAKSILMAKTLGDIVHIEQSSIRDLERAFGLEPCPDNAEQ is encoded by the coding sequence ATGAGATACGATATGCTGCATCCAGCGGAACAATTGTTGATGATCATGGATCGCATCTACACCTATGGGATGACGACCACCTCCGGCGGCAACCTGTCGATCAAGGATGCTAACGGGGACATCTGGATCACCCCGGCGGGGATCGACAAAGGGGAACTGACCAGCGCGGACATGGTCTGTGTGAAACCGGACGGCACCATCGTGGGCAAACACCGTCCATCCAGTGAGTTTCCTTTCCATAAGCTGATCTATGAGAAACGGCCGGACCTTGGAGCGATCGTGCATGCTCATCCTCCGGCGCTTGTGTCCTTCAGCATCGTGCGCAAGATTCCGAATACGAGGCTCCTGCCCAATGAACGGAGGATCTGCGGCGAGATCGACTTCGCCGTGTATGCCCTTCCAGGAAGCGAGGAGCTTGGACAGAATATCGCTGAAGTCTTCGCACGCGGCATCAACACCGTCATGCTGGAGAACCACGGGGTAGTCGTGGGTGCGGAGAATCTCTTCGATGCATTCTGTCTCTTCGAGACCCTTGATTACTGCGCATGTCTGGAGATCGAGGCAACGCGCTGCAGCGATCAGCCGATCGTACTCACCGATGAAGATTATGAGATCATCCGCATGAAAGGCGAGGTTCCGATCGACGAATACGAGCCCGCTGAATCGCCGTCTGAGGAAAGGGCGCTGCGCAGGGACATGGTGAAGTTCATCCGCCGCGCCTACAAACAGAGATTGTTTACCAGCACCCAGGGAACCTTCTCCCATCGCTTGGACGGGGATAACTTCTTGATCACGCCGCATGGCATGGACCGGATGCTCATGGAGCCGGAAGATCTCATCGTGATCCGGGATGGCCGCAAGCCGCGGGGGACGACGCCAAGCAAGTCCTGGCTCCTTCATCAGGAGATCTACAAACAGCATCCGCATGTCGATTCGATCATCATCGCACATCCGCCGAATATCATGACCTTCGCGGTGACGGAGGGTGAATTCGATTCGCGGACGATTCCCGAAAGCTATATCTTGCTGCGGGGCACACCGAAACTGCCGTTCAACGCGGTCTATGAGAAACCGGCGGAAACTGCGGCGATCTTCGCCAAGCACACGCCGATAGCCCTGGTGAAGAACAACTGCGTCATCGTCACTGGACAGAGCTTGTTAAACGCCTATGACCGATTGGAAGTGGCCGAATACAGCGCGAAGTCGATCCTGATGGCAAAAACCTTAGGCGACATCGTCCATATCGAGCAGTCGTCTATTCGCGATCTGGAACGAGCCTTCGGTCTGGAGCCGTGTCCTGACAACGCAGAACAATGA